In a genomic window of Dyadobacter fermentans DSM 18053:
- a CDS encoding SusC/RagA family TonB-linked outer membrane protein, with protein MKRPLSRLIRELHRICLLVAAVACFLTENALALAADRQISGKVVSAEDKNPLPGVTIIVKGKNTVGTATDTDGKFKLEVPEGATLILSYIGYISQEVPVGNQSEVNVELAPDQKQLQEVVVIGYGTQKKGDITSSVASIKREDFVQGTVRDAAQLVQGKVAGLRITTPSGSPTSNTQINLRGINSIEGTANPLILIDGIPGGLNTVAPEDIESVDVLKDGSAAAIYGTRATGGVILITTRKNRGTSRSTIEYSNYVNIQSIARRPELLTGDDYRQKIKEGIDYTDYGGNTDWLSEIMQKPVSHNHNLTFFGGNSTTNFTGSVNYRNWEGIFLRSGQNRFTGRADLNHSMFNNKLKTNLQLINRITRSNGAVSPANDDAAYGYAYRQAIIRNPTDKVIGDNGKWQERDGYFYENPVSLLNESNFNSSFKEMRMAGSLDYAPIDDLNFKLLVSNVQNSNLEGGSTTFNHTSTRLGNQNGTAFRNTYANNENLLELTGNYSKTIGKHRFSVLGGYSWQDATYEAFAASNWDFPTDAYDWNNLGAGGALQKGQAAMSSTKNKWQLAGFFGRVTYSLSDKYLFMASVRREGSSRFGVNNQWGTFPAASIGWRISKENFMGGLGAASDIKLRAGIGVTGTIANNPYMSQISYNFDRAQGAFIGGKWVPGFVPARNFNPDLRWEKKEEYNAGVDFGFLKNRINGSIDFYSRKVKDLLYNFPVPVPPYLTGSMFINAGVMENKGLEVLLNIVPIQTGDFQWNTGLTYSTNRNKLVSLSNEQFQAANDFFDAGYTGEPIQVSTHRVKVGEPIGRFFVWKSVGVDDKGAWLVENKEGEVIPIADATPEDRQYYGNGIPKHILGWNNNIRYKQFDLAVNMRGAFGFDILNFQNMFYGNPRNKAYNMLKTAYDPIDGKVLTSDLVYVSHYIEKGDYWKVDNVTLGYTLPANTIKGLKNARIFVSGLNLATITGYTGIDPEGVSFTGFSPGSDYRDKYPTTRTFTAGLSVTF; from the coding sequence ATGAAAAGACCATTATCCCGCCTGATCCGAGAACTGCACCGCATTTGCCTGCTCGTAGCGGCGGTGGCCTGTTTCCTGACCGAAAATGCCCTGGCGCTCGCCGCCGACCGACAGATCTCCGGCAAAGTGGTGTCCGCCGAGGACAAAAACCCGCTGCCCGGCGTGACCATCATCGTGAAGGGAAAGAATACCGTTGGTACAGCCACTGATACCGATGGAAAATTTAAACTGGAAGTGCCCGAAGGAGCGACGCTTATCCTCAGCTACATCGGCTACATCAGCCAGGAAGTGCCCGTGGGCAACCAGAGCGAAGTGAATGTAGAGCTGGCGCCCGATCAGAAACAGTTGCAGGAAGTGGTCGTGATTGGATATGGTACCCAGAAAAAAGGCGACATTACCAGTTCTGTGGCGAGCATCAAGCGCGAAGATTTCGTTCAGGGAACGGTACGCGATGCGGCCCAGCTCGTGCAGGGCAAAGTGGCCGGCTTGCGCATTACCACGCCCAGCGGCTCCCCCACTTCCAACACGCAGATTAATTTGCGGGGGATTAATTCCATTGAGGGAACGGCAAACCCGCTCATCCTGATCGATGGCATCCCCGGCGGCCTGAACACCGTCGCGCCGGAAGACATCGAGTCCGTAGATGTGTTGAAGGACGGTTCAGCGGCGGCCATTTATGGTACCCGGGCAACGGGCGGCGTGATTTTGATCACCACCCGCAAGAACCGCGGCACTTCGCGATCTACCATCGAGTATTCCAATTATGTCAATATCCAATCCATCGCGCGTCGCCCCGAGCTGCTTACCGGTGACGATTACCGGCAGAAAATCAAGGAAGGAATCGACTACACCGACTATGGCGGCAATACCGACTGGCTTTCCGAGATCATGCAAAAGCCCGTGAGCCACAACCATAACCTGACGTTTTTCGGCGGGAACAGTACCACCAACTTCACTGGCTCGGTGAATTACCGCAACTGGGAAGGGATCTTTCTGAGGTCCGGGCAAAACCGCTTCACCGGCCGCGCGGATTTGAACCATTCGATGTTTAACAACAAACTGAAAACCAATTTGCAGCTCATCAACCGCATTACCCGTTCCAACGGTGCGGTGAGCCCGGCTAACGACGACGCGGCTTATGGCTACGCCTACCGCCAGGCGATCATCCGCAACCCTACTGATAAAGTAATCGGCGACAATGGTAAATGGCAGGAGCGCGACGGCTATTTCTACGAAAACCCGGTTTCGTTGCTCAACGAGTCGAACTTCAACAGCTCATTCAAAGAAATGCGGATGGCCGGTAGCCTCGATTACGCGCCGATCGACGACCTGAACTTCAAATTACTGGTTTCCAATGTACAAAACAGCAACCTCGAAGGTGGCTCCACGACATTCAACCACACCAGCACGCGCCTGGGTAACCAGAACGGCACAGCGTTCCGCAACACCTATGCCAACAATGAAAACCTGCTGGAATTGACCGGAAATTATTCCAAAACGATCGGTAAACACCGCTTTTCGGTACTCGGCGGGTATAGCTGGCAGGACGCTACCTATGAGGCATTTGCAGCCAGCAACTGGGATTTCCCGACCGATGCCTACGATTGGAACAACCTCGGCGCGGGTGGCGCATTGCAAAAAGGACAGGCAGCGATGAGCAGCACCAAAAACAAATGGCAGCTGGCCGGCTTCTTCGGAAGGGTTACTTACAGCCTGAGCGACAAGTACTTATTCATGGCAAGCGTGCGCCGCGAGGGTTCTTCCCGATTCGGGGTCAATAACCAATGGGGTACATTCCCGGCGGCGTCCATCGGCTGGCGCATCAGCAAGGAAAACTTCATGGGCGGCCTGGGCGCGGCCTCGGACATCAAACTCCGCGCGGGGATAGGCGTAACGGGCACGATCGCGAATAACCCGTATATGTCGCAGATCAGCTACAATTTCGACCGGGCGCAGGGTGCATTCATCGGCGGTAAATGGGTACCGGGCTTTGTGCCGGCACGTAACTTCAACCCCGATCTCCGCTGGGAGAAGAAAGAGGAATACAATGCGGGTGTAGATTTTGGTTTCCTGAAAAACCGCATCAACGGGTCGATCGACTTTTACAGCCGGAAGGTGAAAGACCTTCTCTATAATTTCCCTGTGCCGGTTCCCCCCTATCTAACGGGCAGCATGTTTATCAATGCCGGGGTAATGGAGAACAAAGGCCTGGAAGTATTGCTGAACATCGTGCCGATCCAGACCGGCGATTTCCAGTGGAACACCGGTTTGACCTACTCTACCAACCGCAACAAGCTCGTGAGCCTCTCGAACGAACAATTCCAGGCCGCAAACGACTTCTTCGACGCGGGATATACGGGTGAGCCGATCCAGGTGAGCACGCACCGCGTGAAAGTGGGCGAGCCGATCGGCCGGTTCTTCGTATGGAAGAGCGTGGGCGTGGACGACAAGGGCGCGTGGCTCGTCGAAAACAAGGAGGGCGAGGTGATCCCCATCGCCGATGCTACGCCGGAAGACCGCCAGTATTATGGTAATGGTATTCCAAAACACATTCTGGGCTGGAACAACAACATCCGCTACAAGCAGTTTGACCTCGCTGTGAACATGCGCGGCGCATTCGGATTTGACATTCTCAACTTCCAGAATATGTTTTACGGCAACCCGCGCAACAAGGCCTACAATATGCTCAAAACGGCCTACGACCCGATCGACGGCAAAGTGCTGACCAGCGACCTCGTGTACGTGTCGCATTATATCGAAAAGGGAGATTACTGGAAGGTCGACAATGTGACGCTCGGCTACACGCTGCCTGCCAATACGATCAAAGGCCTTAAAAATGCACGCATTTTCGTGTCGGGCCTTAACCTGGCGACCATTACCGGCTACACCGGCATCGACCCGGAGGGCGTCAGCTTCACCGGCTTCTCGCCCGGCAGTGACTACCGCGACAAGTACCCTACCACCCGGACATTCACCGCCGGCCTGAGCGTAACATTCTGA
- a CDS encoding RagB/SusD family nutrient uptake outer membrane protein, which translates to MKNRNIRYAVLAALLAGAPLYSCTDLNEEVYSEVLGSSYQPTEKDLPAIVAPVYSSLRSLMLGWQGYFDLQEEAADAIITPVRPNGWDDGGTYRRMHQHTWTSLQWQPENAWRQAFASITTVNRVLSQIEDGDLPITNGKDATIAELRAVRAFAYYLLLDNHGNVPIVTNFKDVTLPEQSTRKEVYEFVIKELTEALPNLSENAQTTYGQMNKWGAKTLLAKIYLNAQVYTGTAQWAKAIQEADDVIKSGKYTLDANYSDVFTWTNFNSKEIIFAIPYDEIYGTGNQIHMKTLDPLSRSVYPMNAGPWGGNCAVPQFIDTYDAADSRLADTWIMGPQKSAATGAVVITYNKAVPGMDKTTVQDGYRIGKYKIKPNATGSLDNDFPFLRYADVLMIKAEALLRTGKAAEAAEIVTQVRQRAFKGTPAKATVTAADLAKGSRYNYGYQATDGTITERQGGDDIQFGRFLDELGWEFAAEAHRRQDLIRFGVYETKKWFNHRPASAQRALFPIPQNELDKNPKLKQNPGY; encoded by the coding sequence ATGAAAAACAGAAATATAAGATACGCGGTCCTCGCTGCATTGCTCGCCGGAGCGCCGCTCTACTCCTGCACCGACCTGAACGAGGAAGTATATTCCGAGGTGCTCGGCAGCAGTTACCAGCCTACCGAGAAGGACCTTCCGGCGATTGTTGCGCCGGTGTACTCCTCATTGCGCTCGCTGATGCTCGGCTGGCAAGGCTACTTCGATTTGCAGGAAGAAGCCGCCGACGCGATCATCACGCCGGTCCGCCCGAATGGATGGGACGATGGCGGCACGTACCGCCGGATGCACCAGCACACGTGGACGTCGCTGCAATGGCAACCCGAAAACGCGTGGCGCCAGGCATTTGCCAGCATTACCACGGTAAACCGGGTGCTTTCCCAGATTGAAGACGGCGATTTGCCCATTACCAACGGCAAGGACGCCACCATCGCCGAGCTCCGCGCCGTGCGTGCATTTGCCTATTACCTTTTGCTGGATAACCACGGTAATGTGCCCATCGTGACCAATTTCAAGGACGTAACGCTTCCCGAGCAAAGCACCCGTAAGGAGGTTTATGAATTTGTGATTAAAGAACTGACGGAAGCGCTGCCCAACCTGAGCGAAAATGCGCAAACGACCTATGGCCAAATGAACAAATGGGGTGCGAAAACGCTCCTGGCTAAAATTTACCTGAATGCGCAGGTCTACACCGGCACCGCACAATGGGCGAAGGCGATCCAGGAGGCCGACGACGTGATCAAAAGTGGAAAATATACGCTGGATGCCAATTATTCGGATGTATTTACCTGGACTAACTTCAACTCGAAGGAAATCATCTTCGCAATTCCCTACGACGAAATCTACGGAACCGGCAACCAGATCCACATGAAAACGCTCGACCCGCTGAGCCGCTCCGTGTACCCGATGAACGCCGGCCCGTGGGGCGGAAACTGTGCCGTGCCGCAGTTTATCGACACTTACGACGCGGCCGACAGTCGCCTGGCCGACACCTGGATCATGGGCCCGCAGAAAAGTGCTGCCACCGGCGCCGTGGTGATCACCTACAACAAGGCCGTGCCAGGAATGGACAAAACCACGGTTCAGGACGGTTACCGCATTGGCAAATACAAAATCAAACCCAATGCCACCGGCAGCCTCGACAACGACTTCCCGTTCCTGCGCTATGCGGATGTGCTGATGATCAAGGCCGAGGCGTTACTGCGCACGGGCAAGGCGGCCGAAGCGGCGGAGATCGTTACCCAGGTACGCCAGCGCGCATTTAAAGGCACACCGGCGAAAGCGACCGTTACCGCGGCCGATCTGGCCAAGGGAAGCCGCTATAACTATGGCTACCAGGCCACCGACGGCACCATTACCGAGCGCCAGGGAGGCGACGACATCCAGTTCGGCCGCTTTCTCGACGAGCTGGGCTGGGAGTTCGCCGCGGAGGCCCACCGCCGCCAGGACCTGATCCGTTTCGGGGTGTACGAAACCAAGAAATGGTTCAACCACCGTCCGGCGTCGGCCCAGCGCGCGCTCTTCCCGATCCCGCAGAACGAGCTCGACAAGAACCCGAAACTCAAACAGAACCCGGGTTACTGA
- a CDS encoding aminopeptidase P family protein has protein sequence MFSKSTYLNRRQTLQSGLGSGLLLFLGNEESGMNYRDNVYPFRQDSTFLYYFGIDHASLTAVIDIDNNREIIFGDELTIDDIVWTGPKEPITEKAAKVGVTEVKPTSAIGSFLKDAVSRGQTIHFLPPYRGEHYLKLQEWLHINPAEAAQKASVAFIKAVVSMRSYKTDEEVAEIEKAVNTSVDMHLAFMRRTRAGMTEKEIAGNLQSIAIAQGGDISYPIILTVNGEILHTHARDLAIREGQMALCDAGAETAMHYCGDLTRTIPVGKSFSGIQKEMYEIVLQAQEAAIAACKPGVLFKDIHKLASTKLVEGMKQVGVVKGDVAEAIEHDVHTLFFQCGLGHMMGLDVHDMENLGEQYVGYTDDLQKGTAFGWKSLRLGRALEPGFVVTVEPGLYLIPTLIDRWKAENKLSQFIDYNKLEHFRNFTGIRIEDNLLITETGNRVLGKELVKSVADVEGLRE, from the coding sequence ATGTTTTCTAAATCAACATACTTAAACCGCAGACAGACACTTCAATCCGGACTCGGCAGCGGACTGCTGCTTTTCCTCGGCAATGAAGAAAGCGGCATGAACTACCGGGACAATGTATATCCGTTCCGCCAGGACAGCACATTTCTTTACTACTTCGGCATCGACCACGCGTCGCTCACCGCAGTGATCGACATCGACAATAACCGCGAAATCATCTTCGGCGACGAGCTCACCATCGACGACATCGTGTGGACCGGCCCCAAGGAACCGATCACCGAAAAAGCCGCCAAAGTGGGTGTTACCGAAGTAAAACCGACCTCGGCCATCGGCAGCTTTTTGAAGGACGCGGTATCGCGCGGCCAGACCATCCATTTCCTCCCGCCCTACCGCGGCGAGCATTACCTGAAATTGCAGGAGTGGCTGCATATCAATCCTGCCGAAGCCGCTCAAAAGGCTTCCGTGGCGTTCATAAAGGCGGTAGTATCCATGCGCTCGTACAAAACGGACGAAGAAGTGGCTGAAATCGAGAAGGCAGTGAATACCTCCGTGGACATGCACCTCGCATTCATGCGCAGGACACGCGCAGGCATGACCGAAAAGGAGATCGCCGGCAACCTGCAAAGCATCGCCATCGCGCAGGGCGGCGACATTTCCTACCCCATCATCCTCACTGTGAATGGCGAAATCCTGCACACGCACGCCCGCGACCTCGCCATCCGCGAAGGGCAAATGGCCCTCTGCGACGCCGGTGCGGAAACCGCCATGCATTACTGCGGCGACCTGACGCGCACCATTCCCGTGGGCAAATCGTTTAGCGGCATTCAGAAAGAAATGTACGAAATCGTGCTCCAAGCGCAGGAAGCAGCCATTGCAGCCTGCAAGCCGGGGGTTTTGTTTAAAGACATCCACAAACTGGCCTCGACAAAGCTCGTGGAAGGCATGAAACAAGTGGGCGTCGTAAAAGGCGACGTAGCTGAAGCCATCGAACACGACGTGCACACCCTCTTCTTCCAATGCGGCCTCGGCCACATGATGGGCCTCGACGTACATGACATGGAAAACCTGGGCGAACAATACGTCGGCTACACCGACGACCTGCAAAAAGGCACCGCTTTCGGATGGAAATCCCTCCGCCTGGGCCGCGCCCTCGAACCCGGTTTCGTCGTCACCGTAGAGCCCGGCCTCTACCTCATCCCCACCCTCATCGACCGCTGGAAAGCCGAAAACAAACTCTCGCAGTTCATCGACTATAACAAACTCGAACATTTTCGGAATTTCACCGGCATTCGTATTGAAGATAACCTTTTGATAACCGAAACCGGCAACCGGGTACTCGGGAAGGAACTGGTGAAAAGTGTAGCGGATGTGGAGGGGTTGAGGGAGTAA
- a CDS encoding DUF6934 family protein, whose protein sequence is MFEFFSEGPHGRIRKLVEFSRTEAANVYNLGFGDFDKFSGCIDDLAVTNNGDSTKVLATVATTVYEFTSAYPDAIIFATGSTKSRTRLYRIGINRHLTEIQRDFVIFGSTNYLIWQEFVPGRDYNAFFLTKKENRQALWQQLIKINQRNHPQ, encoded by the coding sequence TTGTTTGAATTTTTTAGTGAAGGCCCTCACGGACGAATCAGAAAACTGGTCGAATTCAGCAGGACCGAGGCAGCCAACGTGTATAATCTTGGCTTCGGTGATTTTGACAAGTTTTCCGGATGCATTGATGATCTCGCCGTTACCAATAATGGTGATAGCACAAAAGTACTTGCAACCGTCGCCACAACAGTGTACGAATTCACATCTGCATACCCAGATGCAATCATATTCGCCACCGGAAGCACCAAATCAAGAACCAGGCTTTATCGGATAGGAATCAATCGGCATTTAACTGAAATCCAAAGAGATTTCGTTATTTTTGGTAGTACCAACTATCTTATTTGGCAAGAATTTGTTCCCGGACGAGACTATAATGCATTCTTTCTGACCAAAAAAGAAAACCGTCAAGCACTATGGCAACAGCTAATAAAAATAAATCAGCGCAATCATCCACAGTAG
- a CDS encoding DUF885 family protein, with translation MTHNYVTRPRWAVFLFCWLAAFGAAAQSSQSNFNLYEQTSEVAGLVIRYAQDVRAVNYFYGPMPAEGRGQRGGSALASPEQRKRLREVDNDYLAKLGKVDFNAMSIYGKVDYLLLKRNIDDHLLSLSQEEKEYAQIERYIPFAAGIYELEKGRRRGATVDGQAVAAKLNDLQKEVKKAEEAFKKLESLDMPLSRIGAEAVNGLEARLKSTFEFYNGYDPMFTWWVPKPYKTLDSTLLGYAKLIRSKGKLNTTQKEDASGIKGVPIGPEELIRQLGTEMISYTPDELIELANKEFAWCDRELLKASAEMGFGKDWKKAQEKVKNSYVPAGTQPELILKLYNDAKDFILKNDLIEYPEIADETWGMQMMTPERQLINPFFLGGRDIIISYPTNTMAHDDKLMSMRGNNPYFSRSTVHHELVPGHHLQYYMSSRYKSYRNDFRTPFWTEGWALYWELLLYDKGFAKTPEERIGMLFWRMHRCARIIFSLNYHLGKWTPQECIDFLVDRVGHERANAEGEVRRSFEGNYSPLYQVAYLIGGLQLFSLKKELVDSKKMTFKQFHDAVMKENNMPIEMVRATLTKQSLSRDFKTGWKFYK, from the coding sequence ATGACGCATAACTACGTGACGCGCCCGCGTTGGGCGGTTTTCCTGTTTTGCTGGCTGGCAGCTTTCGGTGCGGCGGCGCAATCTTCCCAATCCAATTTTAACCTCTATGAACAAACCAGCGAAGTGGCGGGCCTGGTGATCCGTTATGCGCAGGACGTTCGGGCGGTAAACTACTTTTATGGCCCCATGCCTGCGGAAGGACGCGGGCAGCGGGGCGGATCGGCGTTGGCGTCGCCGGAACAGCGGAAGCGGCTCCGGGAAGTGGATAATGACTACCTGGCAAAGCTCGGCAAAGTGGATTTCAATGCGATGAGCATTTACGGCAAAGTGGATTATCTGCTGCTGAAACGGAATATAGACGACCATTTGCTTTCGCTCAGCCAGGAGGAAAAGGAATATGCGCAGATCGAACGGTACATTCCCTTCGCTGCCGGCATTTACGAACTGGAAAAAGGCCGTCGCCGTGGCGCTACCGTGGATGGTCAGGCTGTGGCCGCGAAGCTGAACGACCTGCAAAAAGAAGTAAAGAAGGCGGAAGAGGCATTCAAGAAGCTCGAATCGCTCGATATGCCGCTGTCGCGCATCGGTGCCGAAGCGGTGAACGGACTGGAAGCACGTTTGAAGAGTACATTTGAGTTTTACAACGGCTACGACCCCATGTTCACCTGGTGGGTGCCAAAACCCTACAAAACGCTGGACAGCACGCTCCTGGGCTATGCGAAGCTGATCCGCAGCAAGGGAAAACTGAATACGACGCAGAAGGAGGACGCCAGCGGCATTAAAGGCGTACCGATCGGCCCGGAAGAGCTCATTCGCCAGCTGGGCACTGAAATGATCAGCTACACGCCCGACGAGCTCATCGAGCTGGCAAACAAGGAATTTGCCTGGTGCGACCGGGAGCTGCTGAAAGCTTCGGCGGAAATGGGTTTTGGAAAAGATTGGAAAAAAGCGCAGGAAAAGGTTAAAAACAGCTACGTCCCCGCAGGAACGCAGCCGGAACTGATCCTGAAACTTTACAACGACGCAAAGGATTTTATACTCAAAAACGACCTCATCGAATACCCCGAGATTGCCGACGAAACCTGGGGAATGCAAATGATGACACCCGAAAGGCAGCTCATTAACCCGTTTTTTTTAGGCGGGAGGGACATTATCATTTCCTACCCGACCAACACCATGGCGCACGACGACAAGCTGATGAGCATGCGGGGCAACAACCCGTACTTCTCCCGTTCCACCGTGCACCACGAGCTTGTTCCGGGGCACCATTTGCAATACTACATGAGCAGCCGGTACAAATCCTACCGCAACGATTTCCGTACCCCTTTCTGGACGGAGGGCTGGGCGCTGTACTGGGAGCTGCTGCTGTACGACAAAGGCTTCGCCAAAACGCCCGAGGAGCGGATCGGGATGCTGTTCTGGCGAATGCACCGCTGCGCTCGCATTATATTCTCACTCAACTACCACCTCGGCAAATGGACCCCACAGGAATGCATCGACTTCCTCGTCGACCGCGTGGGTCACGAGCGTGCGAATGCGGAAGGGGAAGTAAGGCGCTCGTTCGAAGGAAATTACAGCCCGCTATACCAGGTAGCCTATCTCATCGGCGGATTACAACTGTTCAGCCTGAAAAAGGAACTCGTGGACAGCAAGAAAATGACCTTCAAGCAATTCCACGACGCGGTCATGAAGGAAAACAACATGCCCATCGAAATGGTACGTGCGACGCTAACGAAGCAGAGTTTGAGCCGTGATTTTAAGACGGGGTGGAAGTTTTATAAATAG
- a CDS encoding helix-turn-helix transcriptional regulator, whose product MKEFNIDQTLNLVSCEARELEKSSRYGGLFGIAFVTEGEGVLSCDDDSWHYEEQAIFLLSPGHPIHFKSFYRTNLLTIFFDPFRIAGAADPLSGFSGMFRAVRDLFSVPSFLRQNELRSETDRLAVTQLVRLIETELAHVQESSRELVTNSVALLVNLVKRNLADSHRPEPAAQYSEETDRVLNDVRKMLQRNEHLTIQEIAVAMDMSQYNLNKMVIKGTGETLKAIIGRYRSELARARLLDLQA is encoded by the coding sequence ATGAAAGAATTCAATATCGACCAAACCCTGAATCTGGTTAGCTGCGAAGCCCGCGAGCTTGAAAAGTCATCCCGCTACGGCGGCTTGTTTGGTATTGCGTTTGTCACGGAGGGGGAGGGTGTTTTATCCTGCGACGACGATTCGTGGCATTACGAAGAGCAGGCGATCTTTCTCCTTTCCCCCGGCCACCCGATTCACTTCAAGTCCTTTTACAGGACAAACTTGCTTACCATTTTCTTCGATCCGTTCCGCATCGCCGGGGCGGCGGATCCTCTCAGCGGCTTTTCGGGCATGTTCCGGGCCGTGCGAGACCTGTTTTCGGTACCCAGCTTCCTACGCCAGAATGAGCTCCGCAGCGAAACCGACCGCCTGGCCGTAACGCAGCTCGTGCGCCTGATCGAAACCGAACTGGCACATGTGCAGGAAAGCAGTCGCGAGCTCGTCACCAACTCGGTGGCATTGCTCGTGAACCTGGTGAAGCGCAACCTCGCCGACTCCCACCGCCCCGAACCTGCCGCGCAATACAGCGAAGAAACCGACCGTGTGCTGAATGACGTGCGCAAAATGTTGCAGCGGAACGAGCACCTGACCATCCAGGAGATCGCCGTGGCGATGGATATGTCGCAGTACAACCTCAACAAAATGGTGATCAAGGGCACCGGCGAAACCTTGAAGGCGATCATCGGGCGCTACCGATCGGAACTCGCCCGCGCGCGTTTGCTGGATTTGCAAGCGTAG
- a CDS encoding LytR/AlgR family response regulator transcription factor produces MNVLIIEDESLSANRLESLVNKYDPKINVMAKLSSVRESIQWLSDPVNVRPDLIFMDLHLEDDLAFKIIEELKLTIPIIFTTAYSEYTLKAFKANSVDYLLKPVDKSELSVAIDKFVALHAKSAVAPMPDFATLMAMYQSGDEGYKERFLATAGQKLFSIRTSEIAYFTIEQKATFLRTYDGQHLAMDYSLDKLAQLLNPKEFFRINRSLIISLNSIRSIYTVSAGRLKLELTPATSQEVFVSGDRMADFKQWLGK; encoded by the coding sequence ATGAATGTGCTTATTATCGAGGACGAGTCGCTCAGTGCCAACCGGCTGGAAAGCCTCGTGAATAAATATGACCCGAAAATCAATGTAATGGCGAAGTTATCGTCGGTGCGCGAAAGCATTCAGTGGCTGAGCGATCCCGTTAATGTCCGGCCCGACCTGATTTTCATGGACTTACACCTGGAAGACGACCTCGCTTTCAAAATCATCGAAGAGCTCAAACTCACTATTCCCATCATTTTTACAACCGCATACAGCGAGTACACGCTCAAAGCATTCAAAGCCAACAGCGTGGATTACCTGCTCAAACCGGTTGATAAATCAGAACTGTCCGTCGCAATCGACAAATTCGTGGCATTGCACGCCAAATCGGCCGTGGCGCCCATGCCGGATTTCGCCACACTGATGGCCATGTACCAGTCGGGCGACGAAGGGTACAAGGAGCGTTTCCTCGCCACGGCCGGACAGAAGCTGTTCAGCATCCGCACGAGCGAAATCGCCTATTTCACCATTGAGCAAAAGGCGACCTTCCTGCGCACATACGACGGCCAGCACCTCGCAATGGATTACAGTCTGGACAAACTGGCGCAGCTGCTGAACCCGAAAGAATTTTTCCGCATTAACCGTTCGCTCATTATTTCGCTGAACAGCATCCGCTCGATCTACACGGTTTCGGCCGGCCGTTTGAAACTCGAACTCACGCCGGCAACGTCGCAGGAAGTGTTCGTCAGCGGCGACCGGATGGCCGATTTCAAGCAATGGCTCGGTAAATAA
- a CDS encoding sensor histidine kinase, protein MNVLQIDMPIFWHRLPLWTMELVFSIAFFVLWINVIEWLQYITTRFLGEDFPERHRILNQAIMLVVAIGLAMVFNHWYRYLWHWMEAVFEKKSFDVLPITLNNSPVLKQRANTSITVMALMAEYYLAANKRVYERLQRVVINEERLQKENATAHFNALKNQVSPHFLFNNFSVLTTLVETNQELSVKFINQLSKAYRYILEKSVYDSIKLATEVEFLETYMFLLMIRFENKLNLDIRISCQEREKYSIVPLTLQLLVENAVKHNRMSASNPLLITIGVDGDYLVISNPLQVRELPESSTRLGLQNIVNRYKLLIDKPVMVDKTDGCFTVKVPLLS, encoded by the coding sequence ATGAACGTTTTACAGATCGACATGCCGATTTTCTGGCACCGGCTTCCGCTCTGGACCATGGAGCTGGTTTTCAGCATTGCGTTTTTCGTATTGTGGATCAATGTGATCGAATGGCTGCAATACATTACCACGCGTTTCCTGGGTGAGGACTTTCCCGAACGGCATCGCATTCTGAACCAGGCAATTATGCTTGTAGTAGCGATCGGTCTGGCTATGGTGTTTAACCATTGGTACCGGTATCTCTGGCATTGGATGGAGGCGGTTTTTGAGAAAAAAAGCTTTGATGTGCTGCCCATTACGCTGAACAATTCGCCCGTGCTGAAACAACGCGCCAATACGAGCATTACGGTCATGGCGCTCATGGCCGAATACTACCTGGCGGCCAACAAGCGCGTGTACGAGCGCCTGCAACGGGTGGTGATCAACGAGGAGCGTTTGCAGAAGGAAAACGCGACGGCCCATTTCAATGCATTGAAAAACCAGGTGAGCCCGCACTTTCTGTTCAACAATTTCAGCGTCCTCACCACGCTCGTGGAGACGAACCAGGAGCTTTCCGTCAAATTCATCAACCAGTTATCGAAAGCGTATCGCTATATTCTCGAAAAATCGGTTTATGACTCCATCAAGCTCGCTACCGAAGTGGAGTTTCTGGAAACGTACATGTTCCTGCTCATGATCCGCTTCGAAAACAAGCTGAACCTGGATATCCGCATTTCCTGCCAGGAGCGCGAAAAGTACTCGATCGTGCCGCTTACCCTGCAACTGCTTGTTGAAAATGCCGTGAAACATAACCGGATGTCGGCCAGCAATCCGCTGCTGATCACGATCGGCGTGGACGGTGACTACCTGGTGATCAGTAATCCGCTGCAAGTCCGCGAGTTGCCGGAGTCATCCACGCGGCTGGGACTTCAGAATATTGTAAATCGTTATAAACTGCTCATCGACAAGCCGGTAATGGTGGACAAAACCGATGGCTGTTTTACAGTAAAAGTGCCCCTGCTTTCATGA